The DNA window TCAATTCATGCCATGTACTCGAGTTCTTCTAATACAACATGCAACGGGTTGGACAAAATTGTAATGCAAAAGTAACAAAATTTAGCCTAATGGTATTTTCCCACTTCTTGTTGGCATCATAAACGGATTTATAATTGCTAAACTCTGATGCCCACTGCATGACAATATTCCTGGTCCTGAAAATTGGCTTCAATTATCCTGCGAAGTACCCCATTTAGGATCTGCTGCAACGTTCATTATCAAGGTCAGATTTTGCTAATCTCGAGTTTAGTAACCCAATAATCTAGCTGACTTGcaacgcaagctgacccggtgGAACCATATGAGCAGAATTTATTAACTGCATTTTCTACTCCAAGATACTCGTATACATCTTGGTGAAAGGCGGGGTTTATACGTTTCAGATCATCAAGAGTTAGATCTTCAAGCCGCAAGTTCCTTGAAACACATAAATGAACACATGTTCCAACTATTTCATGGGCTGTTCTGAAAGGCAGTccctacaaaaaagaaaaagaagacataTAAGGCAGTTGAAAATTTTAACAGTTTGAGCGAAAAGGTTTGgaatgaatagaaaaaaatgtgaaTGGAGAATTGTCAAAACAACTAGGAACCACCACACTTCTGGTATTGAACCAAGAATTAAATATGATGCAGAAGAAAAAATTCAGAGACTCTAGGAATTTAGAAGCCTAGAAATAAATTGGAAACATAATAggaacacaaaaacaatgcCAGTTTATTACATGGATACACTCAGTTTAGCCCTCAGAAGTGATTGGTGTTATTACTGCTCATGTCTTAAACTGTTTGGCATTACTGTTCATGCCAGTATGATTTTCCATTCAGGATCATCTGTTACCAATTTGTCCCTCCTTATTCTCTCCTTGAGTAAGAATTATCCAGGTATTTTTAGCAAGGCAGTCCTTCTCCTTCCCCTTGTTAATATTCACCGCTTAACTCACTTGACTTTACAATAAGTAGGAAAAAGAATTCGCATCCACAACCTACAGAAACTCATTTCTATAGTATTCTGGATTAGTAATTTACTGAAATAATTCCTTTGTTGAAATGGATACTAGGAAAACCGATGTCCATGGGTGATGGACACAAGCTCTCAGTTCGGTTTTTGATTGTCCCCGGAACTATTATTAGGTAGCTGCATTCCTCATAATCATAATGAAAACTTGGAAGTAGAAGAAATCCAAGCTTATTTTTAATGACAAAAGGAAGTCAATCAATAACAATAACTTGCCTTATTGACAAGATAATCAGCAAGTGTTGTGGCATCAAGATGGCCGGCTGGCAGAGACTTTTGAATTCTCTCCTTATTAAAAGTGATGTTCTGCGCAAACTCTGCTGACACATCGAGCATCCCTACAACTGTCTTAACACTGTCAAATACAGGTTCCTTGTCTTCCTGTCTCatgaaaatcaaaaatattcaaaatccgAATAATGGTAAAATATCACTGGAAGAGAAGGGAAGGATGAATAGCAGGATAAGTATGGAAGCATGCATCCGCATAACTAATATAAATCAAACAATGATAAGTGTGCACAATTCCAAAGGTAAACTTGATCTCAACTTCAAGAGCAAAAAGGCTAAATTTCTCTCTACAACTGCGGATGGTCTGGTATCCCACGACATAATAAAGAGGCACCCCGAAACTTTTATCATACCGATAGCAGATAAATCTATAAAAGAGCCTACCTGCAAATCACGATTATAAGCGAGTGGAAGCCCTTTGCACAATGTGAGAAGAGTGACCAGGTCTCCTATGACCCTAGCAGATTTTCCTCGGACAAGTTCCATGGGATCTGGGTTTTTCTTTTGAGGCATAATACTACTTCCAGTTGAAACAGAATCACTTGGTGTTAAAAATCCAAACTCCTCCGAGGCCCACAACACCCATTCTTCACCCAATCGAGAAAGATGAATTGCTGTGATGGAATTAGCAGAAAGAAACTCCATGACAAAATCTCGGTCTGAAACTGCATCAatgctatataaaaaaatgaaacataaCCAACTACTCAAGGAAGCCAGGTATCAAGAAGGGAGGGAAATTCAAAAGCAAATAAGAGATAAAAGAGTAGATAAGAACACACACAGATGGTCCCACATGCCCCATTTTCAGGAGCCAACAATTGACATCTTACCTAGAGCAGAAAGCATGAAAGTGCTGCTTCAAAAAAGGAGTTATCCACACAGCATAATACTAATATTACAGTAATTAAGAAAGAatctagaaataaaattgaaaaaggttCCAATGTTTGGCAAAATCTTGCAATTTGTCATCACGAAGATAAGCCAGGGAATACATCACACAGCCATCAATAAACAGAAAAAGATATAATTCATAATGTATGAGAAAGAAATAATGACCAGATTCTTGAATGGGACAGTCAAAAACCAATATAAATGGCCTTGACGCCAACTAATTAGTCAGCAGACAAACCCCATCTTTCTCAGATTCCCAATTGACACCCCagagtataaaaaatatcaaagaaatatGTGCTTACCTATTCCTCATGGGAGCAGTGAATCCTAAAGCTTCAGAAGTCATAAACCTATCGATTGGTAAACCGGTGCCAGCCAATGCACATGCACCCAGGGGGCAGAAGTTCATCCTAAGTTTACAATCAAGCAAGCGACCAGCATCACGTTCAAGCTACAAGAAAAAATTTTAGTCAGTGTTCACTCTTATGAAGACACCAAGACTGATTTacagggaaaaggaaaaaaaagaagaaaaaagaaggctGTTTTGGTCAGTAATAACACCATCTCTGACCATTGCCAGAGAAACCAATCATTTAACATGTCCAAAAATCACctaaaattctcaaccaaccatcaaatcaatatttaatgtAACTACTAAAGTTTCCAATTGAAGCTTTTTAATACTAGACAAATCAAGCATGCAAGTCTCAATGTTCTCGTCAGTTAACACAGTAAGCACCCCACAAGTGAGTTCTGGTTCTTATAGACATAAAGATTCTAAAATGTTCCCCACCAACCAACAGCAACAAGGCAATCAAACCTGTTCGACATAGGCTAAGAGCAGATGCGGCAACAAAACAGGCTGCGCTCTTTGCAAATGTGTGTAACCAGGAACAATGAGCCCTTCATTATTCAAAGCCAATTTCACCAATGCAACCTGTAAATGTTTTATAGATGCAGCGATTCTATCAATAGCATCACGACACCACAGTTTAAAATCAGTCAAAACTTGATCATTCCTACTCCTCGCTGTATGCAGTTTCTTGGCAGGTTCACCAATCATCTCAGTAAGCGTTGCCTCAATATTCATATGCACATCTTCCCTGTCTTCCCTCCACTCAAACTCACCAGCCTCAATCTTTCGTTGTATCTCATCGAGCCCTTTCAAAATACTGTCTTTATCACTCTCGCTCATCAACCCCTGCAAAACACAAAGCAACATAACAAGCTTAATAGCCCAATTCACTTGCTTaaggaaagaaatcaagaaactgTCAATGCAAGAGCAAGAAGGGACCTGTTTTGCAAGCATGGAGGCATGAGCTTTGCTGCCCATAATGTCATGCTTGTACAACTCCTTGTCAAACGAGATTGACTCGGTGAATTTCTCTACTTTATCAGTCACGGTCTGTTCGAATCTACCTCCCCACAACTTGTTCTCTTTCTCCATGAGTTTAGCCTGGATCGCTAGTTTTCTTTTGGGCGCAAGGGAAGAAAAGTTTGGGTTTCTGTGTGTGGTTTTGTTGGAGAAGAGGGTCTTTGGTGAGGGGAAGTGGAAAGTAGATGGTGAAGTGGAGAGTAGTTGTGATTCCATTGCAGAGACGGCTAAGTGAATTGAGGTATTGAGGAATCGCAACTCTTCTCTGTGCGTGCGTGCGTTTTTGCCCGTTTTGGGGGTTTAGGTGGAGAGGACTAGGAAGAGGAGGAATTGGGCCTAATAGACTAGTGAAATCGGTTAATATGGGCCCTCTAAATCCTACCTCACCCTGGGCTTATCGGAGAGCTGTACTGAGGTGACAGCTGCAAAGTCCGACCAATCCTGGTCTAGGCTAATGAGAAAGTCAGACCGGCTTCACCCAAAAGGCTGGCTCTTACTGCTAGGCCGACAGTCTAATAATTGGAGTTCTTGTTTGTATTCCTCTCTTACATAAAGTCAAGGTATAATACATGAGCGGAGCatgcagataaaaaaaatataatagctcttttttttttttttaatgaattcgaAGTGCTAACTTGTTTCAAATGACATGAGacttggtttcttttctttgaaggaagaaaagaaaaaacccaacaCTTGTCAAGGTGTGTATACATGTAAAGTGAAAGCAAACATAGAGGCGTAGCAATTTCTTGAGTGAACGTTGGGTGCAAAGTGCCAAAATGTTTCAAGTGATTCTAACAACAAAATTGCAAAACGATCTCTTAACTATCATGGATTTATCCTCTTCGACCGACACGCCTTATCAAAGTCTCCGAACCATCAATTTCGTTGATTCTTGGCACAGTCGCCAGCCAATGCATCGAAGATTAACCAAAGActactatattattattattattgttattattattattattatttgtgtgtgtgtggagcCAAGACCAAGAAGTAATTAATTATCAGATCCCACAATAATTGAGTGCCAAAAACAAAGGGGTTCGGTAGCTGGTAGGCCCTCCTCCAGGCTGATTAGAGATGGATACAGATGCCCTCTGCCTTCTGTGTATGTTTTGCAAATGCAGCACGAAAAAATCGTAGCATAATAAGATGATCAGTGACTAGCTTCTGGAAATTGCATGGTCTTTGTCACGACGACAAACCGCCATGTGTGCCAGTTGTTGGTTGATCGATATAGCATGCAAGTCCTTCTCAGGTTGATTAAACCAAGAGGGTGAATGGAAACAAGTCATGATCACAAGAACATGTGGTTCCGGCGAGAGAATCTGTGGACCTCCCCCTTGCAGCTGGTTGAAGGAGGAGAGACCACCATTCGTgggtttttcccttatcttcaGGGTTGTGGATGAACTATATGAGGATAGCTACACTTGATACCCTTTTGAAGCCCATGGCCATCATGATCTTGCTTTAGCGGCTAGGAAAAACCAAGGAAATATGAGAACATGTAGAGTTGCGCATTATTGATACCTTTTCTGTACCATCTTTTTGCTTTTGTTGCATCGTCCAACcaggtttttaaatatttttatttttttttatagttttaaattagtttttttaggtgtttttatattgttttaatatcctatattaaaaataaacttttaaaaatatattaaaatattattttaatatatttctaaataaaaaaaacacaaaaatataaatcctCTAAGACtgcaaaaaggaaaggaagaaggtCCTCCACAGCTTTAATTGACTGAGTGGTGCTAACTGCTAATGATgagtaaataaagaaattacACTATGAATTTCATCAAGCACCCCCACACCGCTAGagacagaaagaaaaaagaaaccacaAAGATTTGGCCTTAAATTCTTCCGTCCAACCATTAGAATCCAAACTTTCAAGGAGTCCATGTGCAATTTAAAACTTACAAGGCATATagtttattctttaattaactACTCACGAATTAGAGGttgattttttacttaaatatattaaaataatattttttatttttaaatttttttagaatattaatatatcaaaacaatataaaaaaattaatatgtttttttttaaaattaaattttagccaATCTGCTAGCTGGCCGGGGCTTGATTGATGaccatttattatatttgtattgtaCAGCCACAGCTACAGTTTCTAGCACACACCGGTTACTTGAGCCACAAAGACACGCAAATCCATGGTCATTTCCCATGCCACGTCATTGCTTATTTCCTTTACCTTTCCTCTAGCCTTCCTTCCCGGCAGCCACCCCCACCAGCACCACAA is part of the Populus trichocarpa isolate Nisqually-1 chromosome 2, P.trichocarpa_v4.1, whole genome shotgun sequence genome and encodes:
- the LOC7467203 gene encoding argininosuccinate lyase, chloroplastic; protein product: MESQLLSTSPSTFHFPSPKTLFSNKTTHRNPNFSSLAPKRKLAIQAKLMEKENKLWGGRFEQTVTDKVEKFTESISFDKELYKHDIMGSKAHASMLAKQGLMSESDKDSILKGLDEIQRKIEAGEFEWREDREDVHMNIEATLTEMIGEPAKKLHTARSRNDQVLTDFKLWCRDAIDRIAASIKHLQVALVKLALNNEGLIVPGYTHLQRAQPVLLPHLLLAYVEQLERDAGRLLDCKLRMNFCPLGACALAGTGLPIDRFMTSEALGFTAPMRNSIDAVSDRDFVMEFLSANSITAIHLSRLGEEWVLWASEEFGFLTPSDSVSTGSSIMPQKKNPDPMELVRGKSARVIGDLVTLLTLCKGLPLAYNRDLQEDKEPVFDSVKTVVGMLDVSAEFAQNITFNKERIQKSLPAGHLDATTLADYLVNKGLPFRTAHEIVGTCVHLCVSRNLRLEDLTLDDLKRINPAFHQDVYEYLGVENAVNKFCSYGSTGSACVASQLDYWVTKLEISKI